Proteins from a genomic interval of Flammeovirgaceae bacterium SG7u.111:
- a CDS encoding 1-acyl-sn-glycerol-3-phosphate acyltransferase: protein MLKFLSKIGFWIFGWKLGKYDFESVNRCVMIAAPHTSNWDLYFARCAFFLMGIPLRFTIKKEWFKFPANLLIGPLGGIAIDRSPKPGLTRKRSMVDAMADLFEENEELSVMVTPEGTRSKVTRWRSGFYNVAVKAGVPIGLGYLDYKNKVAGVGKMVYPTGDFKADMKIINDFYKDIEGKHPEKFSLHQIKE from the coding sequence ATGTTAAAGTTTTTAAGTAAAATTGGTTTTTGGATTTTTGGGTGGAAACTAGGCAAGTATGATTTTGAGTCGGTCAATAGGTGTGTGATGATTGCTGCTCCTCATACAAGTAACTGGGACCTTTATTTTGCAAGGTGTGCCTTTTTCTTAATGGGCATTCCACTTCGTTTCACTATCAAAAAAGAGTGGTTCAAGTTTCCTGCTAACTTGCTCATTGGGCCATTGGGAGGGATAGCAATTGACCGAAGCCCTAAGCCAGGTCTCACACGTAAGCGTAGCATGGTAGATGCTATGGCTGATCTTTTTGAGGAAAATGAAGAGCTTTCAGTGATGGTTACTCCAGAGGGGACAAGGTCTAAGGTGACAAGGTGGAGGTCAGGGTTTTATAATGTAGCTGTAAAGGCAGGCGTCCCCATCGGCTTAGGGTATTTGGATTATAAAAACAAGGTGGCTGGCGTAGGGAAAATGGTCTACCCCACAGGAGATTTTAAGGCTGATATGAAAATCATCAACGATTTTTATAAAGACATAGAAGGAAAGCACCCGGAGAAGTTTAGTTTACACCAAATCAAAGAATAG